The proteins below are encoded in one region of Amycolatopsis magusensis:
- a CDS encoding winged helix-turn-helix transcriptional regulator: MSQGNTDVSEHVSTGEACTVLEALQRVSGKWAIGILLEASNGPVRFTELERRVKGISRRMLTLTLRNLERDGLLVRTVYPTVPPKVEYTSTEMALELYGSLRGLTQWAERHRETISEARARYDAEVGAAG; encoded by the coding sequence ATGTCCCAGGGGAACACCGATGTGTCCGAGCACGTCAGCACCGGCGAGGCCTGCACGGTGCTCGAAGCCCTGCAGCGGGTGAGCGGCAAGTGGGCCATCGGCATCCTGCTGGAGGCGTCGAACGGGCCGGTCCGCTTCACCGAGCTGGAACGCAGGGTCAAGGGCATCAGCCGCCGCATGCTGACGCTGACCCTGCGCAACCTCGAACGCGACGGCCTGCTCGTCCGGACCGTCTACCCGACCGTGCCGCCCAAGGTCGAGTACACCTCCACCGAGATGGCGCTGGAGTTGTACGGGTCGTTGCGCGGGTTGACCCAGTGGGCCGAGCGCCACCGCGAGACCATCTCCGAGGCACGCGCGCGCTACGACGCCGAGGTGGGCGCCGCGGGCTAA
- a CDS encoding amidohydrolase family protein, with amino-acid sequence MSPESLSRREMFLRSGLLAAGLGVTDPLAVALAGEPGGTAEVDGRAGVRLREGTNFSVTPSPDGSTLAMDLVTGIWLLPATGGKARRLTDDLQEATLPSWSPDGRSLVFQSYRDGNYHLYSLEVAGGTPRQLTSGPHDHREPVFSPDGKRIVFSSDRGGSYGIWLLDPASGAVEALTDTPAEESAPRWSRDGQRVLFTVDETAIDVVTVATGERTRALTAPAGGKIYGPAFGPDDRTPGYLLLRGATADLMLGDQRVTQGEDVFGFAATWTTDGVLYTADGRIRRRDGAGSTVDIPFEAVVPITRRDYRHRVRDLDSLAPQSVRGIASPVVSPDGKQLAFRALNALYLAPTGGGRPQRLTEDQYFSSDPDFSPDGRTLVYASDRLGTADLWLRDLASGQDTVLTALPGAQVAPRWSPDGGRIAYTDQDGALWTLDVATKEVRQLTPALFMPGRPSWSADGSTIALAAVKPFSKRFREGTSQILTVPVAGGELTYTEPMPFRSLATRGDDGPLFSPDGKRLAFTVESTAWVVPVDGKGTFLGEPVQVTREVTDSLAWLDNGTLVYLCKGELRRIAVDGGKPRTIRLDFSWRRPKPASRTVIHAGGLWDGTAEKLRENVDIVVEDGRIADIRPHTGTADVDASGLVAMPGLIDAHNHWHLRGRHWGDRQGRLWLSYGVTTTRSPGDPVYQMLETREALESGARLGPRFFGTGEAIDGSRVYYNFMRPTLSPEQLRLELDRAVSLGYDLIKTYVRLPVRLQRETVEAAHRAGIPLSSHYLFPAANIGMDGMEHTGATNRLGYSHTVSRTGRAYQDAIELFVRSGMSLTPTLFNSKALYAGDKSLVEDERTKVLFPQWEYDRLVADANAAGRPENAYVREVLAANVDMVLRVHRGGGFVISGTDTPLDNIAISLHQNLRAMVEFGFTPYEALVTATRNPARRLGLSGRLGELRPGAYADISLVDGNPLADIRAAAAVRQVLVGGRLSVVDDLLAPFRAPGSRTVTNPVLPASSSAQRTHWWHQPEWSEHVCCGI; translated from the coding sequence ATGTCACCCGAAAGCCTGTCCCGCCGTGAGATGTTCCTTCGCAGCGGCCTGCTCGCCGCCGGTCTGGGCGTGACCGATCCGCTCGCCGTGGCGCTGGCCGGGGAACCCGGCGGCACCGCCGAAGTCGACGGCCGTGCTGGGGTGCGGCTGCGAGAAGGCACCAATTTCTCCGTCACGCCGTCCCCGGACGGCAGCACGCTCGCGATGGACCTGGTCACCGGCATCTGGCTGCTGCCGGCGACCGGTGGCAAGGCCCGGCGGCTGACCGACGACCTGCAGGAAGCGACGCTGCCGTCGTGGTCACCGGACGGCCGGTCGCTGGTGTTCCAGTCCTACCGCGACGGCAACTACCACCTGTATTCGCTGGAGGTCGCGGGCGGCACACCCCGTCAGCTCACCAGCGGCCCCCACGACCACCGCGAGCCGGTTTTCTCGCCGGACGGCAAGCGGATCGTGTTCAGCAGCGACCGCGGCGGCAGCTACGGCATCTGGCTGCTCGACCCGGCGTCCGGCGCGGTCGAGGCGCTGACCGACACCCCGGCCGAGGAAAGCGCGCCGCGCTGGTCGCGGGACGGGCAGCGCGTGCTTTTCACCGTCGACGAGACCGCCATCGACGTGGTCACCGTGGCCACCGGCGAGCGCACCAGGGCACTGACCGCGCCCGCGGGCGGCAAGATCTACGGGCCCGCCTTCGGCCCCGACGACCGGACCCCCGGCTACCTGCTCCTGCGTGGCGCGACCGCCGACCTGATGCTCGGCGACCAGCGGGTGACCCAGGGCGAGGATGTTTTCGGCTTCGCCGCGACCTGGACCACCGACGGCGTGCTGTACACCGCCGACGGCCGCATCCGCCGTCGCGACGGTGCCGGGTCCACTGTGGACATCCCGTTCGAGGCGGTGGTGCCGATCACGCGTCGGGACTACCGGCACCGGGTGCGCGACCTCGATTCACTGGCGCCGCAGTCGGTGCGCGGCATCGCGAGCCCGGTGGTCTCCCCGGACGGCAAGCAACTCGCCTTCCGCGCGCTGAACGCGCTGTACCTGGCGCCGACCGGTGGCGGCAGGCCGCAGCGGCTCACCGAGGACCAGTACTTCAGCTCCGACCCCGACTTTTCCCCGGACGGCCGGACCCTCGTCTACGCCAGCGACCGGCTCGGCACGGCCGACCTGTGGCTGCGTGACCTGGCGTCGGGCCAGGACACCGTGCTCACCGCGCTGCCCGGCGCGCAGGTCGCGCCGCGCTGGTCGCCGGACGGCGGCCGGATCGCCTACACCGACCAGGACGGCGCGCTGTGGACACTGGACGTGGCCACCAAGGAGGTCCGGCAGCTGACCCCGGCGTTGTTCATGCCGGGCAGGCCGAGCTGGTCGGCCGACGGCAGCACGATCGCGCTCGCCGCGGTGAAGCCGTTCTCCAAGCGGTTCCGCGAGGGCACCAGCCAGATCCTGACCGTGCCGGTGGCGGGCGGCGAGCTGACCTACACCGAGCCGATGCCGTTCCGGTCGCTCGCGACCCGCGGTGACGACGGCCCGCTGTTCTCGCCGGACGGCAAGCGCCTGGCGTTCACCGTGGAAAGCACCGCGTGGGTGGTCCCGGTCGACGGCAAGGGCACGTTCCTCGGCGAACCGGTGCAGGTGACGCGCGAGGTCACCGACTCGCTGGCCTGGCTGGACAACGGCACGCTCGTCTACCTCTGCAAGGGCGAGCTGCGCCGGATCGCCGTGGACGGCGGGAAACCGCGCACGATCCGCCTCGATTTCAGCTGGCGCAGGCCGAAACCGGCGTCGCGCACGGTCATCCACGCCGGTGGGCTGTGGGACGGGACCGCCGAGAAGCTGCGTGAGAACGTCGACATCGTGGTGGAGGACGGGCGGATCGCGGACATCCGGCCGCACACCGGCACCGCCGACGTGGACGCGTCCGGGTTGGTGGCGATGCCCGGCCTGATCGACGCGCACAACCACTGGCACCTGCGCGGCAGGCACTGGGGTGACCGGCAGGGCAGGCTGTGGTTGTCCTACGGCGTCACCACCACGCGCTCCCCCGGCGACCCGGTGTACCAGATGCTCGAGACGCGGGAAGCCCTCGAATCCGGCGCCCGCCTCGGGCCGCGGTTCTTCGGTACCGGGGAAGCGATCGACGGTTCGCGCGTCTACTACAACTTCATGCGCCCGACGCTGTCGCCGGAGCAGCTTCGGTTGGAACTGGACCGGGCGGTCTCGCTCGGCTACGACCTGATCAAGACCTATGTACGGCTGCCGGTCCGGTTGCAACGCGAAACCGTGGAAGCCGCACACCGGGCGGGGATCCCGCTGTCTTCGCACTACCTGTTCCCGGCGGCGAACATCGGCATGGACGGGATGGAGCACACCGGCGCGACGAACCGGCTCGGGTACTCGCACACGGTGAGCCGGACCGGACGGGCGTACCAGGACGCGATCGAGCTGTTCGTGCGGTCCGGCATGTCGCTGACGCCGACCTTGTTCAACTCCAAGGCGCTCTACGCCGGCGACAAGTCGCTTGTGGAGGATGAGCGCACGAAGGTCCTGTTCCCGCAATGGGAGTACGACCGGCTGGTGGCCGACGCGAACGCGGCGGGCAGGCCGGAGAACGCCTACGTGCGCGAGGTGCTCGCCGCGAACGTGGACATGGTGCTGCGCGTGCACCGGGGTGGCGGGTTCGTCATCAGCGGCACGGACACCCCGCTCGACAACATCGCGATCTCGCTGCACCAGAACCTGCGGGCGATGGTCGAATTCGGCTTCACCCCGTACGAAGCGCTGGTGACCGCGACGCGCAACCCGGCGCGACGGCTGGGCCTGAGCGGACGGCTGGGTGAGCTGCGGCCGGGTGCGTACGCGGACATCTCGCTGGTCGACGGCAACCCGCTGGCCGACATCCGCGCCGCAGCGGCCGTGCGGCAGGTGCTCGTGGGTGGCCGGTTGTCGGTGGTGGACGACCTGCTGGCGCCGTTCCGCGCGCCGGGCAGCAGGACGGTGACGAACCCGGTGCTGCCGGCGAGCAGTTCGGCGCAGCGGACGCACTGGTGGCACCAGCCGGAGTGGTCCGAGCACGTCTGCTGTGGGATCTAG
- a CDS encoding MBL fold metallo-hydrolase has product MRLTILGCSGSVPCPDKPASGYLLEASGFRLLMDLGNGTLAELQRHADPLEVDAMLLSHLHADHCADVTALTVLRRFHPSVLGGRALPRLPLHGPSESATRLARAYAPDAVELADTDLADVFDFRPLSGEAFQLGPFEVLPVPVVHPCEAYGFRITAEGRTLAFTGDTAVTDELDRLADGVDVLLAEASWTHDLTRPAGMHLSGVEAGALAARTGAGKLLLTHVLPWTDGDAVLAEAHTTFNGDTRLVEVGDEYEI; this is encoded by the coding sequence GTGCGATTGACGATCCTCGGTTGCTCGGGCAGCGTGCCCTGTCCGGACAAGCCGGCCTCCGGCTACCTGCTCGAAGCCTCGGGTTTCCGGCTGCTGATGGATCTCGGGAACGGGACGCTGGCCGAGTTGCAGCGCCACGCGGATCCGCTCGAGGTGGACGCGATGCTGCTGTCGCACCTGCACGCGGACCACTGCGCGGACGTCACCGCGCTGACCGTGCTGCGGCGGTTCCACCCCTCGGTGCTGGGCGGCCGGGCCCTGCCACGCCTGCCGCTGCACGGCCCGTCGGAGTCGGCGACGCGCCTAGCCAGGGCGTATGCGCCGGACGCGGTGGAGCTCGCCGACACCGACCTCGCCGACGTCTTCGACTTCCGCCCGCTCAGCGGGGAGGCGTTCCAGCTCGGGCCTTTCGAGGTGCTGCCGGTGCCGGTCGTGCACCCGTGCGAGGCGTACGGCTTCCGGATCACCGCTGAGGGACGGACTCTCGCCTTCACCGGCGACACCGCCGTCACCGACGAGCTGGACCGCCTGGCCGACGGCGTGGACGTCCTCCTGGCCGAAGCCTCCTGGACGCACGACCTCACCCGGCCGGCCGGCATGCACCTCTCCGGCGTCGAGGCCGGGGCACTGGCCGCGCGGACAGGCGCCGGAAAGCTGCTGCTCACCCACGTCCTGCCCTGGACCGACGGTGACGCCGTCCTGGCAGAAGCCCACACCACCTTCAACGGCGACACCCGCCTGGTCGAAGTCGGCGACGAGTACGAGATCTAA
- a CDS encoding rhomboid family protein: MSTLPAQPTGGGTPATDPAKRVLPAKPKAAALLALGFVVLLYLVELVDVILPANLDNGGIQARTLGGLDGVIWAPALHDGWGHLFANTIPVLVFAFLAMAGGIGRFVVVTGIIWVVGGLGVWLVGPGDAVTVGASGLAFGWLAFLLVRGLFNRSWPQLGVALALLAIWGGMIWGVLPTDPNISWQGHLFGALSGVLAAWLVSRKRAVKPAPATPGNLDV, translated from the coding sequence GTGAGCACACTCCCAGCGCAGCCCACCGGCGGCGGCACGCCGGCCACCGACCCGGCGAAACGCGTCCTGCCCGCCAAGCCGAAGGCCGCGGCGCTGCTCGCGCTGGGATTCGTCGTCCTGCTCTACCTGGTCGAACTGGTGGACGTGATCCTGCCGGCCAACCTGGACAACGGCGGCATCCAGGCCCGCACGCTCGGCGGCCTCGACGGCGTCATCTGGGCGCCCGCGCTGCACGACGGCTGGGGTCACCTGTTCGCCAACACCATCCCGGTGCTGGTCTTCGCCTTCCTCGCGATGGCGGGCGGGATCGGCCGGTTCGTGGTGGTCACCGGCATCATCTGGGTGGTCGGCGGGCTCGGCGTGTGGCTGGTCGGCCCGGGTGACGCGGTCACCGTCGGTGCCTCCGGGCTCGCCTTCGGCTGGCTGGCCTTCCTGCTGGTGCGCGGGCTGTTCAACCGCAGCTGGCCGCAACTGGGTGTAGCGCTGGCGCTGCTCGCGATCTGGGGCGGGATGATCTGGGGCGTGCTGCCCACCGATCCCAACATCTCCTGGCAGGGCCACCTGTTCGGGGCGCTCTCGGGCGTGCTCGCGGCGTGGCTGGTCAGCCGCAAACGAGCGGTCAAGCCCGCTCCGGCGACCCCCGGTAATCTCGACGTGTGA
- the rdgB gene encoding RdgB/HAM1 family non-canonical purine NTP pyrophosphatase: MTRLLVASRNAKKLGELRRILDAEGLGGIEVVGLGDVPEFPEAPETGATFEENALAKARDAAAATGLPSVADDSGLAVDALNGMPGVLSARWSGGHGDDQANLDLVLAQLSDTPDERRGAAFVCAAALVVPDGEELVVRGEWRGVLLREERGSNGFGYDPIFVPEGETRTSAELDPSEKDALSHRGRALRALLPQLRSLVR, translated from the coding sequence GTGACCAGGCTGCTGGTCGCCTCCCGCAACGCCAAGAAGCTCGGGGAACTGCGCCGGATCCTGGACGCGGAAGGGCTCGGCGGCATCGAGGTCGTCGGCCTCGGGGACGTGCCGGAGTTCCCCGAGGCGCCGGAAACCGGGGCCACCTTCGAGGAGAACGCGCTCGCCAAGGCCCGTGACGCGGCGGCGGCCACCGGCCTGCCCTCGGTCGCCGACGACTCGGGTCTGGCGGTCGACGCGCTCAACGGCATGCCGGGCGTGCTGTCGGCGCGCTGGTCCGGCGGGCACGGCGACGACCAGGCGAACCTGGACCTGGTGCTGGCGCAGCTCTCCGACACCCCGGACGAGCGCCGAGGCGCGGCTTTCGTCTGTGCCGCGGCCCTGGTGGTCCCGGATGGCGAGGAACTCGTGGTCCGCGGGGAGTGGCGAGGTGTGCTGCTGCGGGAAGAACGCGGCAGCAACGGCTTCGGCTACGACCCGATCTTCGTCCCGGAAGGCGAAACGCGGACTTCGGCGGAACTGGATCCGTCCGAAAAGGACGCTTTGTCCCACCGGGGCCGGGCCCTGCGTGCCCTGCTGCCGCAACTGCGTTCCCTGGTCAGATGA
- a CDS encoding NACHT domain-containing protein: MAGLEAAALKLGGSVAQYAARFWLQRRKGRFERSASLAELAEQELGGPLKRRNLDNLVDRVETLVAEQLAPVLESRFAALPDNEVEAAVLAVTDVLRQVDLSDEALLADDADPEALARRVRAQFADRPAQVALAERAWPLYEFALDQSCRHLVQVVRYLPAFQPAALAEVLARLSRLEDLLTKAPVTTLLAPRGTDHDTEFRQTYLRALAKSLDRLELLGLPADEQPRLPLTVAYLSLRVSTPVGHHLEEPWRGEMPVEWAVGRTGRTLLRGEAGSGKTTLLHWLAVTASRCEFGGELRGWNGLVPFVVRLRTFAGGDLPAPEEFVAHGVSAISGLMPPGWVHRVLHTGAILLVDGVDEVPAARRREVKAWLRQLLDAYPEVKVVVTARPAAADQGWLSEEDFTAVVLAPMGPTNVRAFLQRWHDAAESAGVRAEVATAHRRLIAQLERPHLRELAASPLLCAMLCALNLAHRASLPTSRMDLYAKALAMLLHLRDAERGISALLADAEKRVLLRDLAWRLTLANRVELARDDALRHLTAKLPAMPNVTADPEALLTHLLERSGVLREPVPGRVDFVHRTFQEYLAADEAVQQHHIPTLLAHAHLDTWRETVVMACGHATARQASELVDGLLDRAAEERRHARRLRLLAAACLETVQDIDPTTHTRVDEALRKLVPPRDSRETSSLATVGHRLLKHLPTNLTELSDAKAAATVRVAALTGDDAAIPLLAGYARDPRDGVQEELQQGWLYFEPERYADEVLADAPLRKGWLVVRSLKCLPHVSRLAHLGQLSLYTDPPEDFRDLGELPKLDDLMFFGDPDRPMDLRWLRDHPRLRRLRVYRAHHFTGLATLADLPDLVELGLSQTKAWGELDFLRHTPRLSWLGLDDTGTLPNLDALHDLPELRHLVLTGYSSDCLAATTPLSRLKSLGLHDQEPELAAVPAAFPELVVLSLRPASSRTDLSPLRELPLKTLILQNYDGADLSVLNPNTKIRII; the protein is encoded by the coding sequence GTGGCCGGTCTGGAGGCCGCGGCGCTGAAGCTGGGCGGCTCGGTCGCGCAGTACGCGGCCCGGTTCTGGCTCCAGCGCCGCAAGGGCCGGTTCGAGCGGTCGGCGAGCCTGGCGGAGCTGGCCGAGCAGGAGCTGGGCGGGCCGCTCAAGCGCCGCAATCTGGACAACCTCGTCGACCGCGTCGAAACGCTGGTCGCCGAGCAACTGGCGCCGGTGCTGGAAAGCCGGTTCGCCGCGTTGCCGGACAACGAGGTCGAGGCCGCCGTGCTGGCGGTGACCGACGTGCTCCGGCAGGTCGACCTCTCCGACGAGGCGCTGCTGGCCGACGACGCGGACCCGGAGGCACTGGCCCGCCGCGTGCGCGCGCAGTTCGCGGACCGGCCCGCGCAGGTGGCGCTCGCCGAGCGGGCCTGGCCGTTGTACGAGTTCGCGCTCGACCAGTCGTGCCGCCACCTGGTGCAGGTCGTGCGGTACCTGCCCGCGTTCCAGCCCGCCGCGCTGGCCGAGGTGCTCGCCCGGCTGAGCCGGCTGGAGGACCTGCTCACCAAGGCGCCGGTCACCACCCTGCTCGCGCCACGCGGCACCGACCACGACACCGAGTTCCGGCAGACCTACCTGCGGGCGCTGGCGAAGTCGCTCGACCGGCTGGAGCTGCTCGGCCTGCCCGCCGACGAGCAACCGCGGTTGCCGCTGACCGTCGCGTACCTGAGCCTGCGGGTGTCCACGCCGGTGGGGCACCACCTGGAAGAACCGTGGCGCGGGGAGATGCCGGTCGAATGGGCCGTCGGCCGCACCGGGCGCACGCTTCTGCGGGGAGAAGCCGGTTCGGGCAAGACGACGCTGCTGCACTGGCTCGCGGTGACGGCCTCGCGCTGCGAGTTCGGCGGTGAGCTGCGCGGGTGGAACGGGCTGGTGCCGTTCGTGGTGCGGTTGCGGACCTTCGCGGGCGGCGACCTGCCCGCGCCGGAGGAGTTCGTCGCACACGGCGTGAGCGCGATCAGCGGGCTGATGCCGCCCGGCTGGGTCCACCGGGTGCTGCACACCGGCGCGATCCTGCTGGTCGACGGCGTGGACGAGGTCCCGGCGGCCCGTCGTCGTGAGGTGAAAGCCTGGCTGCGGCAACTGCTCGACGCCTACCCCGAGGTGAAGGTGGTGGTCACCGCCCGCCCGGCGGCGGCCGACCAGGGGTGGCTGTCCGAAGAGGACTTCACCGCCGTGGTGCTCGCCCCGATGGGACCGACGAACGTCCGCGCCTTCCTCCAGCGCTGGCACGACGCCGCCGAATCCGCGGGCGTGCGGGCCGAGGTGGCGACCGCGCACCGGCGGCTGATCGCCCAGCTGGAACGCCCGCACCTGCGCGAGCTGGCCGCGAGCCCGTTGCTGTGCGCCATGTTGTGCGCGCTGAACCTGGCGCACCGCGCGAGCCTGCCGACCAGCCGGATGGACCTGTACGCCAAGGCGCTGGCGATGTTGCTGCACCTGCGTGACGCCGAACGCGGCATCAGTGCCCTGCTGGCGGATGCCGAGAAGCGGGTCCTGCTGCGTGACCTGGCTTGGCGGCTGACCCTGGCGAACCGCGTCGAACTCGCCCGCGACGACGCCCTGCGGCACCTGACCGCCAAGCTGCCCGCGATGCCTAACGTCACCGCGGATCCCGAGGCGCTGCTGACGCACCTGCTGGAACGCAGCGGGGTGCTGCGGGAGCCGGTGCCCGGCCGGGTGGATTTCGTGCACCGGACGTTCCAGGAGTACCTGGCCGCCGACGAAGCCGTGCAGCAGCACCACATCCCGACGCTGCTGGCGCACGCCCACCTGGACACCTGGCGGGAAACCGTGGTGATGGCCTGCGGTCACGCGACCGCGCGCCAGGCGAGCGAACTGGTCGACGGCCTGCTGGACCGGGCCGCCGAAGAACGCCGCCACGCCCGGCGCCTGCGGTTGCTGGCGGCCGCGTGCCTGGAAACCGTGCAGGACATCGACCCCACCACCCACACCCGGGTCGACGAGGCACTCCGGAAACTGGTGCCACCACGGGATTCGCGGGAAACGAGCTCACTGGCCACGGTCGGGCACCGGCTGCTGAAGCACCTGCCCACGAACCTCACGGAACTCTCCGACGCGAAGGCGGCGGCCACCGTCCGAGTCGCCGCCCTGACCGGCGACGATGCCGCCATCCCGTTGCTCGCCGGATACGCCCGCGACCCGCGGGACGGGGTGCAGGAGGAACTGCAGCAGGGCTGGCTGTACTTCGAGCCGGAGCGGTACGCGGACGAAGTGCTCGCCGACGCCCCCTTGCGCAAGGGCTGGCTGGTCGTCCGTTCGCTCAAGTGCCTGCCCCACGTGTCCAGGCTGGCGCACCTCGGGCAACTCTCGCTCTACACCGATCCGCCCGAGGACTTCCGCGACCTCGGCGAGCTGCCGAAGCTCGACGACCTGATGTTCTTCGGCGACCCGGACCGGCCGATGGACCTGCGCTGGCTTCGCGACCACCCGCGCCTGCGGCGGCTGCGCGTGTACCGGGCACACCACTTCACCGGCCTGGCCACCCTCGCCGACCTGCCCGACCTCGTCGAACTCGGGCTCAGCCAGACCAAAGCGTGGGGTGAGCTGGACTTCCTCCGCCACACCCCGCGCCTGTCCTGGCTGGGCCTGGACGACACCGGCACGCTGCCGAACCTGGACGCCCTGCACGACCTGCCGGAGCTGCGGCACCTCGTGCTCACCGGGTACTCCAGCGACTGCCTCGCCGCGACCACCCCGTTGAGCAGGCTGAAAAGCCTCGGGCTGCACGACCAGGAACCGGAACTGGCCGCGGTGCCCGCTGCCTTCCCGGAACTGGTCGTGCTTTCCCTCCGCCCGGCCAGCAGCCGGACCGACCTGTCGCCGTTGCGTGAACTACCGCTGAAAACCCTGATCCTGCAGAACTACGACGGTGCCGACCTCAGCGTGCTGAACCCGAACACCAAGATCAGGATCATCTGA
- the rph gene encoding ribonuclease PH, with amino-acid sequence MARKDGRNDDQLREVKITRGFQQWPAGSVLIEFGKTRVLCAASVNEGVPRWRAGSGLGWITAEYAMLPSATNTRSDRESVKGRVGGRTHEISRLIGRSLRACIDLAALGENTIMIDCDVIQADGGTRTAAITGAYVALADAITWLGAANRLADPQPLATSVAAVSVGVVDGRVRLDLPYEEDSRAEVDMNVVATDAGTLIEVQGTGEGATFQRSTLDTMLDFALAGCAQLVEKQNEALALPYPGELPEPKPDKKAKK; translated from the coding sequence GTGGCGAGAAAAGACGGCAGGAACGACGACCAGCTCCGCGAAGTCAAGATCACCCGCGGCTTCCAGCAGTGGCCGGCCGGATCGGTGCTGATCGAATTCGGCAAGACCAGAGTGCTCTGCGCGGCCAGCGTGAACGAGGGTGTGCCGAGGTGGCGGGCCGGTTCCGGGCTCGGCTGGATCACCGCTGAGTACGCGATGCTGCCCTCGGCCACCAACACCCGCAGCGACCGCGAATCGGTCAAGGGCCGGGTCGGCGGCCGCACGCACGAGATCAGCCGCCTGATCGGGCGGTCCCTGCGCGCCTGCATCGACCTCGCCGCGCTCGGCGAGAACACGATCATGATCGACTGCGACGTCATCCAGGCCGACGGCGGCACCCGGACCGCGGCGATCACCGGCGCCTACGTCGCCCTCGCCGACGCCATCACCTGGCTCGGCGCGGCGAACCGGCTGGCCGACCCGCAGCCGCTGGCCACCTCGGTGGCCGCGGTCAGCGTCGGCGTCGTCGACGGCCGCGTGCGGCTCGATCTGCCGTACGAGGAGGACTCGCGGGCCGAAGTGGACATGAACGTGGTGGCCACCGACGCCGGCACGCTGATCGAGGTCCAGGGCACCGGCGAGGGCGCCACCTTCCAGCGGTCCACTTTGGACACCATGCTGGACTTCGCGCTGGCCGGGTGCGCGCAGCTGGTGGAGAAGCAGAACGAGGCGCTGGCCCTGCCCTACCCCGGTGAGCTGCCGGAGCCGAAGCCGGACAAGAAGGCCAAGAAGTGA
- the bcp gene encoding thioredoxin-dependent thiol peroxidase codes for MSEQQRLSPGDAAPDFTLTDSTGAEVSLSDFRGQYVIVYFYPAAGTPGCTKQACDFRDNLGELNGAGYQVLGISPDKPEKLAKFVEAEGLTFPLLADPDKTVLTEWAAFGEKKNYGRVVQGVIRSTFVVDPDGKIAKALYNVRATGHVAKLIRDLGVSA; via the coding sequence ATGAGCGAGCAGCAGCGGCTTTCCCCCGGCGACGCGGCCCCCGACTTCACCCTGACCGACAGCACGGGCGCCGAGGTCTCGCTGTCGGACTTCCGCGGGCAGTACGTGATCGTCTACTTCTACCCGGCCGCGGGCACCCCGGGCTGCACCAAGCAGGCGTGCGACTTCCGGGACAACCTCGGCGAGCTGAACGGCGCCGGGTACCAGGTGCTCGGCATCTCCCCGGACAAGCCGGAGAAGCTGGCGAAGTTCGTCGAAGCCGAGGGGCTGACCTTCCCGCTGCTGGCCGACCCGGACAAGACCGTGCTCACCGAATGGGCCGCGTTCGGCGAGAAGAAGAACTACGGCCGCGTGGTGCAGGGCGTGATCCGGTCCACCTTCGTGGTCGACCCCGACGGCAAGATCGCCAAGGCGCTGTACAACGTGCGCGCCACCGGGCACGTGGCGAAGCTGATCAGGGACCTCGGCGTCTCCGCCTGA
- the murI gene encoding glutamate racemase, which translates to MTDSRAPIGVFDSGVGGLTVARAIVDQLPGEQLRYVGDTAHNPYGPLPIARARELALAALDDLVASGVKALVIACNTASAACLRDARERYDVPVVEVVLPAVRRAVAATHSGRIGVIGTEGTIRSRAYEDAFAAAKDVRVSSVACPRFVDFVERGVTSGRQVLGLAQGYLEPLLRAEVDTLVLGCTHYPLLTGVLQIVMGQEVTLVSSAEETAKDVVRVLTELDLLAEPGEPPRHEFTATGSAEPFTRLAQRFMGFTPGVFSAMSG; encoded by the coding sequence GTGACCGACTCCCGTGCTCCCATCGGCGTCTTCGATTCCGGCGTCGGCGGGCTCACGGTCGCCAGGGCGATCGTCGACCAGCTGCCCGGCGAGCAGCTCCGGTACGTCGGCGACACCGCGCACAACCCCTACGGCCCGCTGCCGATCGCGCGGGCCCGTGAGCTGGCGCTGGCCGCGCTGGACGACCTGGTCGCCAGCGGGGTCAAGGCGCTGGTGATCGCCTGCAACACCGCCTCGGCCGCCTGCCTGCGTGACGCCCGCGAACGGTACGACGTGCCGGTCGTCGAGGTCGTGCTCCCGGCGGTGCGGCGCGCGGTCGCCGCCACGCACTCCGGCCGGATCGGCGTGATCGGCACCGAAGGCACCATCCGCTCCCGCGCCTACGAGGACGCGTTCGCCGCGGCCAAGGACGTGCGGGTGAGCAGCGTCGCGTGCCCGCGGTTCGTCGACTTCGTGGAACGGGGCGTGACCTCCGGGCGCCAGGTGCTCGGCCTGGCCCAGGGCTACCTCGAGCCGCTGCTGCGGGCGGAGGTGGACACCCTGGTGCTCGGCTGCACCCACTACCCGTTGCTCACCGGTGTGCTGCAGATCGTGATGGGCCAGGAGGTCACGCTGGTGTCCAGCGCCGAGGAGACGGCCAAGGACGTGGTGCGCGTGCTCACCGAGCTGGACCTGCTGGCCGAGCCGGGCGAACCGCCGCGGCACGAGTTCACCGCCACGGGCTCCGCCGAACCCTTCACCCGGCTGGCGCAGCGATTCATGGGATTCACCCCAGGTGTGTTCTCGGCCATGAGCGGTTAG